The proteins below are encoded in one region of Rhododendron vialii isolate Sample 1 chromosome 7a, ASM3025357v1:
- the LOC131334409 gene encoding protein COFACTOR ASSEMBLY OF COMPLEX C SUBUNIT B CCB4, chloroplastic-like produces MRNSNSLRAGFHRGQKPRREWVADLVSRNDDAVQSLPIHVGSVSLLAVLINRGVLGIPPDASRAHENGFFWSCRHIDASQFWVVGTDTWSCELLRE; encoded by the exons ATGAGAAATAGCAACAGTTTGAGAGCAGGTTTTCACAG GGGACAGAAGCCGAGAAGGGAATGGGTGGCTGACTTGGTATCAAGAAACGACGACGCTGTGCAGAGCTTGCCAATCCATGTGGGTAGTGTCTCTCTGCTGGCAGTTCTCATCAATCGCGGTGTTTTGGGCATACCTCCTGATGCCagtag AGCACATGAAAATGGATTCTTTTGGAGCTGCAGACACATCGATGCTTCTCAGTTTTGGGTTGTTGGAACCGATACTTGGTCATGTGAACTGTTGAGAGAGTAA
- the LOC131334882 gene encoding uncharacterized protein LOC131334882 isoform X1 yields MLFVPDFPKSLLSEKEAMDFFLKGMNDGTSECPFNRQDILRCPFLRNINKPTSFSFSAVNIPIPSRGAKGPIFEDGPNFDRAFKIFHGKDGVVPLSEKSYSRDNSFEPQPAPQSAPQFNPLAAKAATISLTGFGPGWPFGFDFFNKNRNNQKKNSGSSKNRDPSSKGHEALGNEWLETGNCPIAKSYRAVSGVLPLVAKAFQPPPGMKFKCPPAIVAARAALAQTAFVKTLRPQPLFSKMLVIGLLGILANIPLGIWKEHTTKFSLSWFAAIHASVPFIAMLRKSVLMPKNAMAVTIGASILGQVIGSRAERIRLKAKEEREKAANAGAHCGTEGLKWDPLPVKVAGPGTAANVCF; encoded by the exons ATGTTATTTGTTCCCGATTTCCCAAAATCTC TTCTCAGCGAAAAGGAAGCAATGGACTTTTTCTTGAAGGGGATGAATGATGGGACATCCGAGTGCCCCTTTAATAGGCAAGACATCCTAAGATGTCCATTTTTAAGGAACATTAACAAGCCCACTAGCTTCTCATTCTCTGCGGTGAACATCCCTATTCCT TCAAGGGGAGCCAAAGGTCCAATTTTTGAAGACGGGCCCAACTTTGATAGGGCTTTTAAAATCTTTCATGGGAAGGATGGAGTAGTCCCGCTCTCGGAGAAGTCTTATTCTCGTGACAACAGCTTTGAACCTCAGCCTGCACCTCAGTCTGCACCTCAGTTTAACCCTTTAGCTGCAAAGGCTGCCACCATAAGTTTGACGGGATTTGGGCCAGGGTGGccatttggatttgatttctTCAATAAGAACCGgaataatcaaaaaaagaacTCCGGGTCATCGAAGAACAGAGACCCATCTTCTAAG GGACACGAGGCGCTGGGAAATGAGTGGTTAGAAACTGGTAACTGCCCAATCGCCAAGTCTTATAGAGCAGTCAGCGGTGTTCTTCCACTCGTCGCGAAAGCTTTTCAGCCACCACCTGGCATGAAGTTCAAATGCCCTCCAGCAATAGTTGCTGCCCGAGCTGCCCTGGCCCAGACTGCCTTTGTCAAGACCCTCCGCCCTCAGCCGCTTTTTTCTAAGATGCTCGTGATCGGATTGTTGGGCATATTGGCTAACATTCCTCTGGGGATATGGAAGGAGCACACtacaaaattttctctctcatgGTTTGCAGCGATACATGCATCCGTGCCGTTCATAGCGATGCTTAGGAAGTCTGTTTTGATGCCCAAGAATGCTATGGCGGTAACGATTGGGGCTTCTATTCTGGGACAGGTCATTGGGTCTAGGGCAGAGCGTATACGTCTGAAAGctaaggaggagagagaaaaggcagCTAATGCAGGTGCTCATTGCGGCACAGAAGGACTGAAGTGGGACCCGCTTCCGGTCAAGGTTGCTGGCCCCGGGACGGCAGCCAACGTGTGTTTCTGA
- the LOC131334882 gene encoding uncharacterized protein LOC131334882 isoform X2 → MDFFLKGMNDGTSECPFNRQDILRCPFLRNINKPTSFSFSAVNIPIPSRGAKGPIFEDGPNFDRAFKIFHGKDGVVPLSEKSYSRDNSFEPQPAPQSAPQFNPLAAKAATISLTGFGPGWPFGFDFFNKNRNNQKKNSGSSKNRDPSSKGHEALGNEWLETGNCPIAKSYRAVSGVLPLVAKAFQPPPGMKFKCPPAIVAARAALAQTAFVKTLRPQPLFSKMLVIGLLGILANIPLGIWKEHTTKFSLSWFAAIHASVPFIAMLRKSVLMPKNAMAVTIGASILGQVIGSRAERIRLKAKEEREKAANAGAHCGTEGLKWDPLPVKVAGPGTAANVCF, encoded by the exons ATGGACTTTTTCTTGAAGGGGATGAATGATGGGACATCCGAGTGCCCCTTTAATAGGCAAGACATCCTAAGATGTCCATTTTTAAGGAACATTAACAAGCCCACTAGCTTCTCATTCTCTGCGGTGAACATCCCTATTCCT TCAAGGGGAGCCAAAGGTCCAATTTTTGAAGACGGGCCCAACTTTGATAGGGCTTTTAAAATCTTTCATGGGAAGGATGGAGTAGTCCCGCTCTCGGAGAAGTCTTATTCTCGTGACAACAGCTTTGAACCTCAGCCTGCACCTCAGTCTGCACCTCAGTTTAACCCTTTAGCTGCAAAGGCTGCCACCATAAGTTTGACGGGATTTGGGCCAGGGTGGccatttggatttgatttctTCAATAAGAACCGgaataatcaaaaaaagaacTCCGGGTCATCGAAGAACAGAGACCCATCTTCTAAG GGACACGAGGCGCTGGGAAATGAGTGGTTAGAAACTGGTAACTGCCCAATCGCCAAGTCTTATAGAGCAGTCAGCGGTGTTCTTCCACTCGTCGCGAAAGCTTTTCAGCCACCACCTGGCATGAAGTTCAAATGCCCTCCAGCAATAGTTGCTGCCCGAGCTGCCCTGGCCCAGACTGCCTTTGTCAAGACCCTCCGCCCTCAGCCGCTTTTTTCTAAGATGCTCGTGATCGGATTGTTGGGCATATTGGCTAACATTCCTCTGGGGATATGGAAGGAGCACACtacaaaattttctctctcatgGTTTGCAGCGATACATGCATCCGTGCCGTTCATAGCGATGCTTAGGAAGTCTGTTTTGATGCCCAAGAATGCTATGGCGGTAACGATTGGGGCTTCTATTCTGGGACAGGTCATTGGGTCTAGGGCAGAGCGTATACGTCTGAAAGctaaggaggagagagaaaaggcagCTAATGCAGGTGCTCATTGCGGCACAGAAGGACTGAAGTGGGACCCGCTTCCGGTCAAGGTTGCTGGCCCCGGGACGGCAGCCAACGTGTGTTTCTGA